A part of Arachis hypogaea cultivar Tifrunner chromosome 12, arahy.Tifrunner.gnm2.J5K5, whole genome shotgun sequence genomic DNA contains:
- the LOC112727242 gene encoding THO complex subunit 7A: MLKGRKVSGRGEAVAATYAFGPAEDDVIIKHRLLTRTTTTRGEPPLKKLQKKFTAFVSEVEKDDADNYSDCDKLARAFLQELTTFEIPLLKSKAIVDANIREQENFNELKDETNRQILIAQNDIEDLKKLLEESKVERRHKEECEAIRKLVAQQPPRSETQKLITQLEKEIMALDMENTAGSRLLELRKKQFALLLHVVDELQNTVEEEQKNLVEEIRIATEELKNGMENGSGGSEAMTIDQ; encoded by the exons ATGCTGAAAGGGAGAAAGGTTTCAGGGAGGGGAGAGGCAGTTGCAGCCACATACGCCTTCGGTCCCGCCGAAGATGACGTCATCATCAAACACAGGCTTCTCACTCGCACAACAACAACGAGGGGTGAGCCTCCATTGAAGAAGCTTCAGAAGAAGTTCACCGCTTTCGTCTCCGAGGTTGAAAAGGACGACGCCGACAACTACAGTGACTGCGATAAGCTCGCGAGAGCGTTCTTGCAGGAGCTCACGACTTTTGAGATCCCGCTTCTGAAGAGCAAAGCCATTGTTGATGCAAATATCAGAGAGCAGGAGAATTTCAACGAGCTCAAGGACGAAACGAATCGACAGATCTTGATAGCGCAGAACGACATTGAAGATCTTAAGAAGCTTCTGGAAGAGAGTAAAGTTGAGAGAAGGCATAAAGAGGAGTGTGAGGCTATCAGGAAATTGGTTGCTCAGCAACCGCCAAGGTCAGAGACGCAGAAGCTCATTACGCAATTGGAGAAAGAAATCATGGCGTTGGACATGGAGAATACTGCTGGTTCCAGATTGTTGGAGCTTCGGAAGAAGCAATTTGCTCTTTTGTTGCATGTG GTGGATGAGTTGCAGAACACGGTAGAGGAAGAGCAGAAGAATCTGGTTGAGGAGATAAGAATAGCAACCGAGGAACTTAAGAATGGGATGGAGAATGGAAGTGGAGGCTCAGAAGCAATGACAATTGACCAGTAA